The Halarchaeum grantii genome includes a window with the following:
- a CDS encoding ArsR/SmtB family transcription factor, producing the protein MSDRAAPDEHTRRLLEWVAENENRRRVVRALCERPRNTNQLADALDLHYRTAQHHLRRLCERGALTSVGDGYGETYFPADRVASYAYRLGATEDADE; encoded by the coding sequence ATGAGCGACCGCGCCGCCCCGGACGAGCACACCCGCCGGCTCCTCGAGTGGGTCGCGGAGAACGAGAACCGCCGCCGCGTCGTCCGCGCGCTCTGCGAGCGCCCTCGGAACACGAACCAACTCGCCGACGCGCTCGACCTCCACTACCGGACGGCCCAACACCACCTGCGGCGTCTGTGCGAGCGCGGCGCGCTCACGTCCGTCGGTGACGGCTACGGCGAGACGTACTTTCCGGCGGACCGCGTCGCGTCGTATGCGTACCGCCTCGGCGCCACGGAGGACGCGGATGAGTGA
- a CDS encoding DUF7123 family protein, with amino-acid sequence MDCDDRHDRNPKALRLERYLRARVRDGAFYCKSKDIAADVALTPSEIGQFLPRFDGERGVVVERWAYSGGTRWHVRPAEE; translated from the coding sequence ATGGACTGCGACGACCGACACGACCGGAACCCGAAAGCCCTCCGACTCGAGCGCTACCTCCGTGCGCGCGTCCGCGACGGTGCGTTCTACTGCAAGAGCAAGGACATCGCCGCCGACGTCGCGCTCACGCCGAGCGAGATCGGCCAGTTCCTCCCGCGATTCGACGGCGAGCGCGGCGTCGTCGTCGAGCGATGGGCGTACTCGGGCGGGACGCGCTGGCACGTCCGCCCCGCCGAGGAGTGA
- a CDS encoding ABC transporter permease: MAWRNLGRNRMRTVLAALGIIIGVMAIASLGMATVAIQQQASSQLGSLTNQVSVSAGEDLDTDGLTDDQISEIESIAADATVVPQKTNNTELTSRSGATARVSVTGVTNAAALYDVSAGESPSRLTTGALVTNSTAQQLGLELGDPVEYDGHLYRVRGFIESETGFGPGGGRGELVLPVSALSNQQYYDSVTVIAEDGDAASALSDDLDAYFNTEDETTLQIQSYSGVQQNIGGFMDTLQTALLGIGGISLVVASVAILNVMLMSVIERRGEIGVLRAVGIRRGEVLRMILTESAFLGVLGGLVGALGSLGVGLVLFSVLAGDATAVLQWASSQYLLYGLAFAVVASVLSGFYPAWKAANESPIDALRG; the protein is encoded by the coding sequence ATGGCGTGGCGGAACCTCGGACGGAACCGGATGCGGACCGTGCTCGCCGCGCTCGGCATCATCATCGGCGTCATGGCGATCGCCTCGCTCGGCATGGCGACCGTCGCGATCCAACAGCAGGCCTCCTCACAGCTCGGCAGCCTGACGAATCAGGTGTCGGTCTCCGCCGGCGAAGACCTCGACACGGACGGCCTCACCGACGACCAGATCTCGGAGATCGAGAGCATCGCGGCGGACGCGACCGTCGTCCCGCAGAAGACGAACAACACCGAGCTCACCTCGCGGAGCGGGGCGACGGCGCGGGTGAGCGTCACGGGGGTGACGAACGCCGCCGCGCTCTACGACGTGTCTGCGGGCGAGTCGCCGAGTCGACTGACCACGGGCGCGCTCGTCACCAACAGCACCGCCCAACAGCTCGGCCTCGAACTCGGCGATCCCGTCGAGTACGACGGCCACCTCTATCGGGTTCGGGGGTTCATCGAGTCCGAGACCGGCTTCGGGCCGGGCGGCGGCCGAGGGGAACTCGTTCTCCCCGTCTCCGCGCTCTCCAACCAGCAGTACTACGACTCGGTGACGGTCATCGCCGAGGACGGTGACGCCGCGAGTGCGCTCTCCGACGACTTGGACGCGTACTTCAACACGGAGGACGAGACCACCCTCCAGATACAGAGCTACTCGGGCGTCCAGCAGAACATCGGGGGCTTCATGGACACGCTCCAGACCGCGCTCCTCGGCATCGGCGGCATCTCGCTCGTCGTCGCGAGCGTCGCCATCCTGAACGTCATGCTGATGAGCGTCATCGAGCGCCGGGGCGAGATCGGCGTCCTGCGCGCCGTCGGCATCCGGCGCGGCGAGGTGCTGCGCATGATCCTCACCGAGTCCGCCTTCCTCGGCGTGCTCGGCGGACTCGTCGGCGCGCTCGGGAGCCTCGGCGTCGGGCTGGTGCTCTTCAGCGTGCTCGCGGGCGACGCGACGGCTGTCCTCCAGTGGGCGAGCTCACAGTACCTCCTCTACGGCCTCGCGTTCGCGGTCGTCGCGAGCGTCCTCAGCGGGTTCTACCCCGCGTGGAAGGCCGCGAACGAGTCGCCGATCGACGCCCTCCGAGGATGA